In the Spirochaetota bacterium genome, TATAGCTGTCATTATTATGCACGTAGGTGCTAAATCCATTTATAGTAACTTGAGCCCCACCATTCCCATCAATATCGTAATGTCGGATATAAACATTTCCGGCATCATCAGCATAGGCAACTATTGGCCCATTTGCAGAATCGGTAGCCATTACAGGATCCGCCCCTGAACTTGCCGCAGATCCGGTGAAATTATCTATCCAATATTGTGTAAGATCGATATTCCTGCTGGTAATATAAATATCAGTGCCATTTTCATAAAGCACGAATACCCGGTTGTTGTTGTCAGATTTTATGTCAAGAAGATTGCCTGAACCGAGGTTAATACCACGGCTTGGCGTGCCGCCTCCATTAACAAAACCGCCAATCCCATTAATACGCTTGCCGTAAATATTTCCATCAGTTGAGTCCTCATAGATAACAAAAGCCATGCCCTGACCAGCGCTTACTACTTTTACATTTTGCAGTGTATCAGCATGTGTACAAATGCTAAAAGTGCCCTGATATATCGAACCATCCCTCAAACGCGCCAATGCTCCGTATATGTTACCAGCGCCAGCGCCTGTTCCCTCCCAGGCGAACAGAACACGGGGTTGAATTACCACGTATCTCTGACCGATTGCTGTCATAATATTCGAACTCAATGTAAGCTGCTGCCCTGCAATGACTGTCACATAGGCTTCATTACCAGTGCTATTATTATGCACTATGTCGCCGATCTCTACATTGCTGAAGTTTGAGTTAGTATCAGTAAATGGATTTCCGGAGGTTGTAACCGTGCCCGCTTCTGAGAGCCGTTCATCACTGCTGAATACAATATACTCATCCCCCACCGTATCAAAGGTGTTTTTGTTCAATGTAAGCTGTGTCGCTGAATCCACACTTACAACTACAGCGTATATCTGATCTGATATGTTATAAACAAGATCACCCTTTTCAACCCCAGCGGCAGTAAAATCTGCCTCCCCGCCGCCATCAACGAGGATATTCTGACTGGCTACATTATTTACATCGCCTGTTTCAAGAATATCTCCATTGATTACATTAGGATTAAGGTTAAGTATCTGATAAGCCTCGCCATTGCTCATTATATCAGTATCTAAATTCAATGCCCTCTGCTGCACAGGGAAAGGGCCAGTCCCAGTGTCCACCCTGGCGATGTTCGGATCGCCAGGATTATTATAGTCATCTGTATTTATTACAAGATCATTATTCAGTACCCCATCACCTGTAAAATCTCGCGCAGCGTTGTTATCAAATAACGGGATACTCGGTCGCGCTTCTGCAGTGCCCGAGACTATAGCGTCATAAAGCGTAATCCCAGTGCCATCAGCAACTGCCAAATTAGCATCCATTTCAATCTGATAAAAGCTGTCAAAATGATTTGCATTGGGGTAATGATCATCACAATATTCTCCATTATAGATCTCATATGCCTGTCCTGAAGCAGTGACAGCATAATCGACCAGCTCCAACTCAGCGCTAGATATCAATGAATTAACCATTGTATAGGTTGATGCGTTAATATATGCAATATCCCCAACCCTCACACCTGGAGCCGGCAAAGTAAAATCATCAGCAGAATCTATCAATCTATCTGAAGTTGCAGGATTCGTCCATGTGCCGGAAATATCCTGAGTCACATCACTAGGCGCAAAGATTTCATAATTATCACCGATAATGAACACCTGATCAGATACCTCAATAAAACCACCCCCAGCCCATACCTGCACATCTGTTATTATCGCATAATCACTCCCTGTTGTTGTATTTTGGATAATATCACCTGCAACCACCCCCTGAGTAGCCCATCCACCTAAAAGTCCATCATTAGCAGTATCATTGATTTGATCTCCTGCTATTCCAGTGACACTCCCTGTTAATCTTGAGGCCCCCTTTCTATCAATATCGTAATTTTGATTACTGTTTACTGAAAATATATGTTTATCAAGATTTAGCTCATCATTATCAATCTTAGTAACAACTGCACATTCACCTGTATCAGTATTCCTGATTATATCATTAGTCAAAACAGCAGCAAAAGCCCCTGCATCAATTACAATATCTGTAGAGGTGCCAGTCGTTGTACCGGATTCTATTGTACTCTTTGTAATAGCTATGGCACTTACGCCGGTATTGCTGATTATTCTGTAATTTGTGCCGTCAAACAGAATATCACCCAAACCAAGCCATCCGGGCTGAGCATAACCATGCGTTGTATAGACATATTGATTGTTTGCGCTACCCTCATAGTCATTAACGAGCGCCCCAGAATCAGTAATCAATATCCGATGATCCCTTGCTGTGTCCGTATCATTGTTTGTGTCTCCATCCGCTATGGCATAGCTATCAGTTGCATTGACTGCATCCGTCGTATTCTGCTGAATTATATGACGGAAAGACCCTGCACCCCCAATGTTTGCTATATCAGTGTTATCATGATTTGCGCTGTCCACTACAATGTCAGTAGCTGTATTTATCCCCAAAGAGGTAAAATCAACATCATAATCATATATATAATTGGCATTATCAGCAAAGACAAGTGCGGTGCCTGATGTCCTGTTGGTAATAAATCCGCCGTCAACATTGTTGTTGCCCTGATATCCCCAAACAATCGCAGCTCCGGGATTTGTGCCTGTGCCTATGTTTAATCCGTTATCCCCCTCTGCGTTGCCCCAGGCATAGCCAAGGAAGGCTCTGTTATTGCCTCCGTCATTATACACTACCTTTGCATAAATATTATTTGCGCCATCCTCCATAGTAACAATAGCATATCCTCGTCCCTCTGGAAAGGCCCTGAGATTTGTTCTGCTGTTTGTGTCAATAAGATCGCCATTTGCAGTCCATGGAGCAGTGGGCGTTGTATCATTAACAAAATAGTAGCCATAGATATTAGCGCCATTGATCCAGAATAGATAAGAAGACCCATCCAGGATGCCATCGCTATTATTATTCTGGATCACTGCAATATCCGATTTGTCACCCGCACTTGTGCTTGCTCCTGTATCGCTCGATCCATCGCCTTCAGTAACAAACGTCAATATCTGCCCTGTGACCGGATCGGTCGTTTCATATTCCGTGTCAGCAGTGACATTAAAATAATATATCGTAGACTGAGTTAGAGGGCCAGGCAGCGATACTGAATGCGTGGTCTTCATTGTCGCACCACCAGCCTCTGTCACAGCGCCAGCGCTATAATCTGTATCAGTACCATAAGCAACACTGCACTGATTAGCAGCTACAGGATAATTTGTATTGAATTTGATGACCGCGGAACTGGTATCAACATCAGTTACCCATACGG is a window encoding:
- a CDS encoding Ig-like domain-containing protein, which gives rise to MNLICRLGVMILILIIAFIVSCSDEASVVDPSPAFVENPEFSGTLNLKMQGTYPDNGDIEIPVDVDIVLVFSKAVDTSSIAGNISGITPVGFAYSGDNRVVTIDVGTLSFNNSYTVTINSGMRASDGYTLDQDYSYSFTTGLDTSNSYRPRVIAGSRYPADGATGVNVNLGYVEVTLTEDITTSTINLTTCTIAPNVASGVDTSISAKTFRINLSTPLSYNTMYTVDLTSGIQDTSGNSLVEDGDDTWSFTTESDPDTGSGLPAITSVWVTDVDTSSAVIKFNTNYPVAANQCSVAYGTDTDYSAGAVTEAGGATMKTTHSVSLPGPLTQSTIYYFNVTADTEYETTDPVTGQILTFVTEGDGSSDTGASTSAGDKSDIAVIQNNNSDGILDGSSYLFWINGANIYGYYFVNDTTPTAPWTANGDLIDTNSRTNLRAFPEGRGYAIVTMEDGANNIYAKVVYNDGGNNRAFLGYAWGNAEGDNGLNIGTGTNPGAAIVWGYQGNNNVDGGFITNRTSGTALVFADNANYIYDYDVDFTSLGINTATDIVVDSANHDNTDIANIGGAGSFRHIIQQNTTDAVNATDSYAIADGDTNNDTDTARDHRILITDSGALVNDYEGSANNQYVYTTHGYAQPGWLGLGDILFDGTNYRIISNTGVSAIAITKSTIESGTTTGTSTDIVIDAGAFAAVLTNDIIRNTDTGECAVVTKIDNDELNLDKHIFSVNSNQNYDIDRKGASRLTGSVTGIAGDQINDTANDGLLGGWATQGVVAGDIIQNTTTGSDYAIITDVQVWAGGGFIEVSDQVFIIGDNYEIFAPSDVTQDISGTWTNPATSDRLIDSADDFTLPAPGVRVGDIAYINASTYTMVNSLISSAELELVDYAVTASGQAYEIYNGEYCDDHYPNANHFDSFYQIEMDANLAVADGTGITLYDAIVSGTAEARPSIPLFDNNAARDFTGDGVLNNDLVINTDDYNNPGDPNIARVDTGTGPFPVQQRALNLDTDIMSNGEAYQILNLNPNVINGDILETGDVNNVASQNILVDGGGEADFTAAGVEKGDLVYNISDQIYAVVVSVDSATQLTLNKNTFDTVGDEYIVFSSDERLSEAGTVTTSGNPFTDTNSNFSNVEIGDIVHNNSTGNEAYVTVIAGQQLTLSSNIMTAIGQRYVVIQPRVLFAWEGTGAGAGNIYGALARLRDGSIYQGTFSICTHADTLQNVKVVSAGQGMAFVIYEDSTDGNIYGKRINGIGGFVNGGGTPSRGINLGSGNLLDIKSDNNNRVFVLYENGTDIYITSRNIDLTQYWIDNFTGSAASSGADPVMATDSANGPIVAYADDAGNVYIRHYDIDGNGGAQVTINGFSTYVHNNDSYKSNISITGDGSDGALVSWIDDRYYPENGYIICAQAVDGAGTRLWDADAHAVNVDLDGCLIAISTAFDDDELFIKSVFYNDGGTPFGGLFLWLDYRNNRADIYYDIKNN